GTATACAAACGGGGTAGCAATATTTGTGCTTCGATATGCGGTATAAAACTGTTCAGCTTCCACACGCTGCGCATTAGGTGTTCCATCGGCGGTCACGCCTTCGAGCAATACCCCCCCCTCGCGGCCCACCAGCGAAGGCTTGGAAAGTCCCTCCCTCAGGAAGTTGAGGTTGGAGTTGGAAAGGATTTTGTGCCCTGCTTTGAAGTCGATCTGCGTTGTAACGCGAAAACCTTTTACATTGAAGTTATTAATCCAGGCGCCCACCCATTTAGGGATCGCACTGCCGAAAGTGGTCAGCGCACCTTGCTGCGGAAGCCCGCCGGAGGTCACAATGCGGCCTTGTGCGTCTCTTTTATAGTCAAATCCGCGCAGGGAAGCGAGGGGCTTATCGAGTTCATGCGAAACGATCCCGAAGAATTCGCCTGTTCCTACATCAAACCGGGGCTGGCGTGGCGGCCCTGGGGCGAGTTCGAGCACTTTGCTGATATTGTAACTTCCGTTGAATGTGGTTTCCCAGGTAAAGCCGTCGGTTCTGAACGGTACCAATGTCACGAGAAACTCGACTCCCTGGTTACGCAATTCCCCCACATTCACCTTGGTCTGGCTGAAACCTGAAGTGTTGGAAATATCGACGTTCAGGATTTCGTCGACCGTGTATTTTCGGTAAAGCGAAACGTCAATGTTTAGACGGCTGTCGAAGGTTTTCATTTCGAGACCAACCTCGGTTTCCTTCACTTTCAACGGACGCAGATTCGCGTTCGGGCTGACGGTTGAAGGAAGATTACCCAATGCGGTCCCATTGAACGGATTTGCATTGATACCGTAATACAGGTTGTTCGAATAAGGGTCCGTATCGCCGCCCACTTCTGCATAAGCCGCCCGTAACTTACCATAGTTCAACCACTCAGGCGTGTTGTTGAAAGCCTGGCTGAATACGAAACTTCCGCTCACGGAGGGGTAGAGGTAGCTGTTGGATTGTGGGTTTAAGGTAGAAAACCAATCATTCCTGCCGGTTACGTTTACGAAAAGAAAACCTTTATAAGAAAACTCGGCGGCTCCGTAAAGGGAATTGACCTTCTTTTTGCCATAAGTATAATTAGGGTTCTTAACCTGGCCGTTGGCAATGGTATACAAATCACGTACATAAAAGTTGGTTACAGCGGTCGACACATTGTCATTGATTTGCAGCATCTGGTTACCGCCAAGGGTAATATCAATGCCGAAATCCCCGAAGGTCCGGTTTGCACCGATAAGGAAGTCCATATTTCTTTCCCGGAAAGTTGCCACATCCTGGTAGTAGTATCCGTTAAAACCAGTCGCGACTGCTCCGATCGAGCGGGTACCCGTTGGGCGGTTGTAGTTATACGGGCGGGTGAAGTAATCCTGTCCGATGCGGCCCTGAATAAACAGCCAGTCGGTAAAATCGTAGCGCAGGGAGGTATTTCCAAAGATCCGGTCGCGCCGTACATTTTCGAAACGATCATTGGCAACCCAGTAGGGATTATTACGGTTTGTAAACCGCGCCAGCGGCATTTCGTTACCATTCGCGTCTTTGCGGTTTTTAAGCCAATCCGTATCGATGCTCGTCGCCAGCGTATAAATGGTCGTATTGGCATTCATGTCCTGAATGCCAATCTGGGGCGGATTTTTGTTGTATTCGTTTGAGTAATTGGCATTTACCTGCGCCGAAAGTCTTTTTGAGAATTTGTAATTCAGGCCAAGATTGAAGATCCTTTTATGGTAGTCCGAATTGGGCATGATCGCATTCGCGTCGGTATTCGCAAAAGATAACCGGAAGTTTCCCTTTTCATTTCCGCCTGAAAGCGCAATGGAATTGGTAAAACTGGTACCTGTCCGGTAAAATTTCTTAATGCGGTCTTTGTGAGGAGAATAGGGCTGCATGCTGCCGTCAAATTGCGGAGTAAGCGCACCGTCGAATTTTTCTCCAAAAGCAAAAACACCGGAGCTCTGTGCCTCTGCAACGCTCGTCTGCCTTTTTCCAAACTCTCCCTGGCCATATTCATACTGGAAATCGGTATAATCGAGTGCTTCCTGTGCCTGAAAATTCGAATTGATCTCGACGCCGATACCAGTGGTCTTGCTGCCGCTTTTAGTGGTAATAATGATCGCGCCGTCTTTCGCACGGAATCCATATAACGCTGCCGCTGCCGCTCCTTTCAAAACCGTCATCGATTCAATATCATCCTGGTTGATACTTTGCAAACCGTCACCTGCATCCGATGAACCACCGGTAGGGTTGCCCGTACCATTGCCGTTCGAGCCCCCGGCCGATACGCTGCTGTTGTTGATCGGAACGCCATTCACGATAATAAGCGGCGAATTATTTCCGCCAAATGACGATTGCCCACGGATGCGGATCTTGGTCGATCCTCCCGGCCCGCTGGCTGGCGGCGTCACGTTCAGGCCGGCTACTTTTCCCTGTAAACTGTTACCAAGGTTCGTCGTACGGTTCGTTGTAATTTCTTCTGTGTCAATGGTTGCGGTCGAATAGCCCAGTTTTTTCGCATCTCTTTTGATGCCTAATGCAGTCACCACCACCATTTCGAGGTTCCGCACATCGGGCTGCATGGTCACGTCGTATGCCGATTGGCTGCCAAGGGTAATTTCCTGCGGCGAATAACCGACATAGGAGAATATCAGTATACCGCCGGAGTCCGGCACATTGATTTCGAAATTTCCCTCGGTATTGGTTGCAGTACCGGTTTTAAGCCCCTTCACTACAATACTTACACCCGGAAGCGGCTGCCCTTTTTCATCGGAAACCTTGCCCGTAACCGTTCGGTCGATTGCCGAGGGAGCTGTTACTTCAATCAGGTGGCTGCCTGGTTCCGGGCTGTTTTTGATCAGCACGATCTGCTTACCCTCGATCTTATACGTGACATTAATCGGCCTGAAAAGTTCATTCAGTACGTCGCCAAGCGGCTTTTCGACTGCATTGATCGAAACGCGCCGCTGTGCCTTGATCAGTGAGGAATTATAGGTGAACCTGACCTGCGTGAGCTTATTCAGCCTGCTGAGCACTGTTTTCATGTCCTGGTTATTCACCTGGATCGTAATACGCTGGTTAAGAACATCCTGCGCGCCCACGTGAAAAGCAGACGATATGTTGGAGGAAGAAAGGGCAATAATTAACTGGAAGAGTGCTATTCTCGTGGCGATGTAAAGCAGCCGTGATTGGTATCGGTATTTTTTCATGCTCTTAATTGTTTGTTCTGTATGGAGAAAGATGGGACAGAATCCTCCTGCGTCGGGCTGACAAGGAGTGCAGGGCGGCGGCAGGGCGAACACTGCCGTTAATAATTTAGTACAACGATTTCTTCATAGGCAAAGCGAAGGTATTGGTTATGTAAAACTTCAGTGGTGAGGGAGGCTAAGTCTGTGTGTTGCTATTGTTCAGATACAACCTTCTGAGGTGATAATTACCTGGCCGTCAATCATTTCATATGTAGCTCCAATTGCCTGGCAAACCGCATTGATCCGCTGTTTCAGGTTTTCGTCGCCAAACTGTGCATTGATCCGGCATTGCGCAAGGATCCCGGCGTCGTAGCGGATCTGTATCCCGTATATCTTCTGCAAGTCGTGCAATACTTCTGAAACCGGCTTGTCATCAAATATCTGGTCTTTCCGTACGATCGATTCAACCAGGATTTCAGGACGTGAGACACTACCTCTTTCGAGCCGGTTTTCCTTTCTGATAAAAACTGCCTGTTCGTTGGGGCTGAGGACGATACCTGATTTCCGCTCAGCGGTTGCTTCCTCAGTATCCTCGTAATCTTTTTTTGGAAAAACCGAAACACGGCCTGTTTTCACAGCAACCAGCACTGTACTTTCTTCGTCAAAAGCCTTCACGCGAAAACTGGTACCCAGCACTTTGGTAACTGTTTCGTTCGTATATACCAGGAATGGCTGGTTCTCATTTTTGCTTACATCGAAAAATGCCTCGCCTTTCAGATACACGCGCCTCTCTTTTGAACCAAACTTTTTTGGATACCTGATAGAGCTTCCTTTCGATAATGTGGCTACGCTTTTGTCGCTCAGCAAAACGGTCATTTCAGGCAGATCATCATTGGTATGCACTACCATCTCAGACAGCCCAGCCTCTGGCAGATTGATGGTAAAGGCTTGTTTTTCAGTCTGTTTCACGTGATAGTAGCTTATTCCGAGGCCCGAAACCAGCAATATTGCGGCAGCTGCTTTCCAAATCGCCGGCAGATAGGAGCCCAGGCGGCGGTTATGTTTTCTTTCTTCCGCAATGCGCGTGATTTCTTCGATTTCATGGCGGAGCATTTCGTCCGTCAAATCGTCCTTGTAAAGGCTGTTAACAGAAAGTACCAGTTCCCTTGCCAGGCTTATTACGTGCAGTTTGTCTGGATTTTCGTCCGTCCACCGGTTCCAGAAGAACGATAGCTCAGGTGTAGGGTCAGTGACCCATCGCCGGAACATTTCGTCCGCGGCAAATTCTTCAACTGAATGCGACCGGTAGTTAATCATTGTGTAAATGCTGAAATCATGGTGACGCTTCCGAACTGGTACCTGTTTGAATAGGTATGTCAGGTTTTAGCGGGGCTATAACCAAAAAAATCAAAATAAATTTGAAATAGTGATAAAGCAGGTGCCGGGAATGTCAGAAACTGGTTGCGAAAAACCAGTATCCGAGCGCGAAGAGCCAGAAAAATTCGGCGGGCGTCCAGATCTCCTTGATTTCTTTTAATGTACGGTAAAGCAGGTTGGCGACGCTTTGTCGGCCGAGTCCCATTACATTGGAGATATCTTCGTGATCGAGATTTTGGTAAAATCGCAGGTAAATAATCTCCTGCTGCCTTTTCGAAAGAAGGGAAATGATTTGATTCAAGCGTCCCTGCTGGTGACGACTATGCTCGTCGGCAATCATGTGTACCTCAACAGAAGGATCGGATCCATCTTCGTCGAAGAAGAGCGATTCCGTTTGCTGGATGCGTTTCAGGCGAACGCTTTCCTTGATCAGCCTGTGTCTGAGCGCTTTAAGTAAATAGGATTTTACAAATGCAGTTTCACTCAGGAACGTCCTGCGTTCCCAAAGGTCCATGTAAAGTTCCTGAATAGCATCCCGGATAAAGTCCGGATCGGAGGAAAATTTGCACGCGTAGTTATAAAGTGCACGGTAATGGATCTGGGCGAGCTTTCCCATAGCATCTGCGTCACCCGCCTTGAATCTTTGCCAGAGACGGACGCTTACATCGCAGGGGTAATATTTGCTTTCTTCTACGCTCAAATCTCAAATAGTAATATCGGGTTTGTTTAATTTATTCGAAGAATTATGCTACTGAAAGCAGGCTTAACTTTTAATCTCCTTGCGTCGAAAGCCCAATTTGTTTATTTAAAGAAAGAAGGAAGTTACTTCCGCAGAATAGGGTTGGTTGACCCCATCCTGAGGAAGATTTTAGATATTATTTAACCACTTTCATTTTCCCCTGCATCATGGTGTAGTGGCCGGGGAATGTGCAAACGTACTGGTAAGTACCAGCTTGCTTTGGGGCAGTAAAATAGATCGACTCAGATTTTTCAGGCTCTACAATGTTACTGTGAAAAAGTACATCGTTCGTTTTCGGGACATAATTCATTTCTGAACCTTTTAAACCCAAATTCAAGCCAGCTTCGCCCACTGCGTTGGCTGTACCTGGCTTGGTAATCACCAGATTATGAAGCATATCGTCATTGTTGTTGAAGACGATCCTTACACGTGAACCAGCTTTCACCTGAATTTCTGAAATATCGAATTTAAGGCCCGGGACAGTGCCGATTGTGATCGTCTGATCGGGGCCTTTCGTCCAGCTGGCAGGCATCTCGGTCACTCTTTTTGCGGAAGCCGCCGTATTCGAAGCGCTGGTTTCAGCAGGCATGGTGTGGGCGCTATGATCAATTTCGGCAGCTTTTACGGTTGTTGTAAACTGCGCGCTGCTGACCGGATTGCCGGCTGCGATTTCATTGAGCGTGTAGTAAGCAGTTGCATGTAACAATGCATTGCCGTCTGTTCCTTTTACGCCATCGGCCTTAATCTCATGAATATATCCTTTTCGAAGTGAAGCCGGATCAACAACCAGCCTCACGCGCATGCCGTCCTCTGAAACGACGATCCCTTTTAGTGGTACCTCCTCCGTATTAATGATCGGGCTGCCATATGTAGAGTGGTATTTGTAAGTAAAACTATTCAGTTTGTAAGCATCCTGGGCGGCGGCGGCAGCCTTGTCAATCGGAGTGGTGAATGTGATCTCAAATCCATCGGGCATGGAACGGACGGTTTTCATTTCAAAAGGCATTTTACCTGTCCATACCAGTCGTTGAATTCCAAATTCCGACTTGCCGGTAGCCGACCAGCCCCGGCTCGTCTGACCAACGAACATCGATCCGTCGAGGCCCCATTCCAGTCGTAAAATTCCCGACATAAATCCTTCGCGGAAAGGAAAAACGGTTCCCTGCCACACGCCGTTTACCTTTTCAAGATCAACGCGTGTAATGATGCTGTGGCCTTGATCGCCTACAAACATTTGACCGGCGAAGGGACCAAATGCGCCATTGGTTATGTCTTCCTTAAAATCGGAAGTAGAAATACCTACCAGCGTATGCGGGAACCATACCGCGGGTGGCTTGATGCCCGGGACTTTTTTGGCCACATCATAAAGCGGTTCTCCGGTGTTAGGTACTTCGCTTGCTGTGATCTTCACCGGTGAGCCTTCTTCTTTGCTCCATTTCAAGCCTGCTGGATTACCTGCGAAGTCGCCTTTCTCAAGGTGTGTCATTCTGCCTGAGGCTACCCAGTCGCCCTGGTTTTCAGTATAAAAAATATCGCCTTTATAAGAACCGAATCCGGATGGGGAGCGCAAGCCGGTCGCATAGGGCGTAAGTTTTCCGTCTTCGCCCAATTTCAGCATCCAGCCTCTCCATTTGGATCCACTCGCGCCGCGGCCCACCCAGTCAAGGTTCAGGGTTACAAGCAGTTCACCATTCGGCATCGCCACAGGTCCGTAAGAATATTGGTGGTAATTTCCGGACAATGGCCATTTTGCGAATGAATCGTACACGTCGGCCACGCCGTCATTATTTGTATCGGCCAGGCGCGTCACTTCTCCGCGCTGGGATATCAGAAAATCTTTGCCCCGGTACAAAAGTCCAAGCGGCTCATGCAGCCCCGACGCAAATTTCTGAAATGAAGGTTTCCCGTCGCCTTTCAGATAAGGATTTCCGATCATCCACACTTCCCCCCGACGCGTTGAAGTAGCGAGCCGGCCGTCGGGCAGGACCTGCATTCCGCCTATTTCCATTTTAATATCCTCAGGAATCGGTATGGTAATAATGCGGTAAAAATCGTCTTCCTTGTTTGGCTTGGATTGCGAATAGGCATTCAGGCAGCCGAAGGAAATAAGCGTTGTTAAGAGTATATTTTTCATTTAAAAAAGAATGCGAGTGGAGTGATTTTACCAAAACATGGAGTAGCCGGTGGTGCCTGAGATCGGGAGAACCAGTTCCTGAACCCCGCCGGCTGGCCGGATCAGAGGCTTTACCTTCTTGTCTGTCTGTACATAAAACTGATCATCGATCTGGTAAAGCCCTTTCTCAATTTCCACGACCTTTTTGCCGCTTGCCAGTAATGCATACAGAGGTTTTTCGGAATTTCCCTGAACCTGGAAAGTACGTGACAATGTATTTCCATTAGATACCAGCTCGTCGGTTACAGTAGCTGTCCCCAGCGCATAGCGGAAAACCGGGTAACCTTGCGGATTGATATTATACCCGAGAAAGTTGATATTGGCTGAGTCGGGCCAGGCAGTATTGCTGTTTTCTAACGCCGCCAGGCTGCTTCTGCCTGAGACGTGTACTTTCAGGCCTGCGGGAAACAATAATTGCGGCTCGCCGCGTTCATACCACATTTCGGTAACGTCGGCAAACTTGCCTTTCCATGCCTGGAGTAATGCACCTCGGTTGAGATCCACTGTGTAATTCCAGCCATCCGGGCTTCCAACCGAAATACAGTGGGTCCGTTTTGATTTTTCACCATCTAGTAAAATAAAAGAACGCACCATTTCCGGACGCATGTTAGGATTTACACTAATGTAAGGCTTGGGCTCAGGCTCCGGAAGCGATGAAAGGGTATGCAGATCGTACGGACGAATGCCTGCTTTTTCGACTCTCAGGCCCAGTGCAGGCTGTCTCCACGGAAAACGGGAGTAGTGGATTTTGAACTTATGTTTCCCCTGGGTTAAGTTGGCCAAACCCTGGTGCGTTTCCTGTGAAGTGCTTTCGCCTGTGGCAAGTACGCTTTTCCCATCAATATCCAATGTAAGTAGCGGGCCCGAGTAAATCGTTGTAAAAATGTAGTCGCCGGCTTCGCTCACTTCCATTTCCCCTTCGTAAACCAGATGAAATTGCCGCATCCCGTTGGTTACTTCCTGGGTCAATGCCGCGGAGGAGCCTTCGTGATCGAGTTTGCTATATTCCTTACTGTCCCACTGGTCGGAATATACTTTGTAATTAAGCCCTGCTAATGTCAATGGTTTACGACTGGCGAGGAGCTGGTACCCGATATTTCTGAATGCAATAGTCCCTTTTGCCACTTCCAGCGCAAGCGGATGGCCTTCGGCAACCGGTTTGGAGCCAGGCAGGTAGATGGTTTCCAGAACTCGAACGCCGTTGAGCGACAAAGTATTCAGGCGGGCGGAGTTTGGTAGATTGTCGACAGATGCATCATAGGCCAGTTCGATCGTTTGCCACAAGCCCGGTGCCTTGGCCGCATTTTGAGTAGGGAATTGGCCCGCATAGCCGGAAGTAAGAGCACTCTCACCTTTAAGTTTGCTGCTGTCGGAAATTCGCACTTTCTGACCACCTGGCAATACAAGAAACCCTTCTGCGCCAGGAGAAAGAATGAACTCTGCATAAAAGCGCAGGTCGCTGGCTTTTAGCTTGGTTGTAATGACCGCGCCGGGGTTGCCGATCAGTATGCCTTCGCCTGACTGGGTTTTGACTTTACCGGTTCCCGATGGATGGATTGTGATATTTCCCTGGATGGTCCAGTTTGGCGAACTGGTTTCAAATGAGGTAAGATCTTTAAGGGGCAGGGGTGAGTAATTTCCTTTACCCGATTGCCCCCAGACTACCGCCGGGCAAGCGAGCAAAAAAAGGGAGACTTTCCGGAAAAAATAATGCATCGGCTTTATTAAGTGTATTGTTTACAATTAAAAAGCGAAGTTCGCAAATTTTTCTTCTAAAAGCTCTCATTAATTGTAATTAATTTTCAATTAAATAGCATATTCCTTAGAGATAAAAAAAGCCACATATAGTGGCTTTTGGTGTGAAACTGGATCTGTTCAATTTGATGACGATTTGATGCAAATGCAGTCGGATTTACAGGATGCATAGTAACCGGTTGTGCAGGATACGCTGCAGCAAGTGTTTGAGCATGAAACTGCACCAGGCCCACCCGAGGTCGCACATGTTGGAACCAGATCAGCACCACCTTTTTTATTGTCGTGGTTACCGTACACTGCAATTCCAACCGATTCTACTGCATTTGAGGATAGATAGTTTTCGGGTAGCTTAGCCTTCATTTCATTAAAGATGTCATTCCTCACCACAAATTCGGTCTTTTTGCCAGAAACGGGATCGTTTATAATGAGCGCAGAGCGTAAAAACAAAACCTCATATTTTCCTGATTTCAGAACGGGAGCATCCGTGCCGCCGGCGAAATAGAGCCTGATTTCATACGGATTGATACTTGAATCGTGAAGCTTGATGATAAGCTGCTTTTGATCGCCGCCAGGCGCGTTAATAACATCCACTTTGCCAACCTTGCTATAAAAACCTTGATTTTGAGTTGCCAAATTTGGCGCATCTTGTAAGAAGACTTGTTTGGATACGTTACCGTCGGACTTTTCGCAGGAAAAGAAGCACACTACCGCCGCAATAAAACACAGTGTGACAAAAAGAAAAGTTTTTTTCATGACTTCTGTTTGTTTAAAGTTCTTTGCAAAGCTATATCAATGTTAACAGCTTGTAAATCCCTCCTTTAGGGGGATTTTTCATTTGATTCGGCTAACTTCTTGATGTACATAATCGCAAAAACTGATAGTGACGTGAGGGTATCACCACTTCTCTGTGCTTTGACACGAATGTTTTTCCGATGACTTTTAATCGTCTCAGTTGTTCTGCACAGCTGCTGCGCGATCGCTTCTGTGCCGTATCCTTCGGCGATCAGGTTTAAAACTTCGAGCTCTCTCTTTGTAAACATAATGTTGATGAATTTGCCCGACGAATACTAGTGAAAATAAATTCATTTAGGGGGGGGGTGTTTTTTAACCGGCTAGTATGAATTATTCTGTTGAAAATCAGATCATTTGGGAGGCTTGTGCCAACAAAATAAGCGGAACCTAATTCCTGCCTGGAAAATCTTACAAATGTTTAATGAGATTTAAATTTATATCGAGGAAGTGTGCAACCCCGGCTGACCGGCAGCTTGGGATAGTGTATTAGCGTACCTAGCAGAAAAGTAATATGCGCGGCCCGCTCCCGATTCTTCATTGAGACAACTTCGGCTCCAATTATTTTAGTTCTTTATACAGAAAATAGCAATCTGAATGCAACTTCTTGTAAGGTGCTTGATTAGAAGAACATGTGAGCTGAGGTAGGCGCATTTTCTTTTAAAAAAAATTCTTAAATTTAATGCAATCCCCCCTTCATCAGGCAACAATGATAATGTGCCGAAAGTCGAAGAGCGGTTACTCTCCTAACTGTTTATTGTTCAATACAGATTTTTTCTATCTCAGTCTTTCAATATCTCTGAGCCACATTGGCGATGGTTGATTTGTTCATAGTAAGTTAATAAATACTTAACACATATCGGTTTCCAATCCCGCATGTTTGTATTTTGAAATAACGGTCTCAGTGCCAAGGTCTTTTCTTAATAATAACAATTAAAACGTTTCTGCACATGATTGAACATTTCTACTTTCTCTTGCGGCCTGGTTTCTTGGGACGAAGCAGGCAAGCCATTCTCCTCACCGCTTTTCTCCTGTTTTCGCAGGCAGTTGTTGCACAGACGGATGTGACCGGAAAGGTGACTTCGAAGGAGGACAACGTCCCGATTCCGGGCGTCAGCATTGTGCTGAAAGGAACAACGATAGGTACCATTACCGATGCTGAGGGAAATTACAAAATAGACGTGCGGGGCAATGCTCCGGTGTTGACTTTCTCATTCCTGGGGTTTGCTTCTCAGGAAGTTAGTGTAAATGGGCGCAGCAGTGTGGATGTTGTGATGTCTACCGACCTGCGCCAGCTAAACGAGGTTGTGGTTACTGCCCTTGGTATTAAAAAGGACATCAGAAGGATCGGTGTAGCGATTCAGACTGTCGAAGGCGCATCGATCGTCAAGGCGCGGGAGCCTAATGCAATCAATGCACTGGCCGGTAAAGTAGCTGGCCTTACAGTTGGGATACAGCCCGAATTGCTACGCAAACCGAACATCCAGCTCAGAGGTAATTCAGATATTCTGTTTGTTGTGGACGGTGTACCTGTCAATTCCGATACCTGGAATGTCAGCCCGGACGATATCGACACTTATTCCGTATTAAAAGGAGCATCTGCTTCCGCACTGTATGGTTTTCGCGGGAAAAATGGTGCGATCCTGATCACCACCAAACGTGGTTCAAAGGATAAAAGAGGGTTTTCGGTCGATTTCAATTCGTCTACAATGGTCGACAACAGTTTTTACGCAATCCCGAAAGTGCAGGATCTGTACGGCCCGGGTGATCACGGACGCTATGCATTTGGAGACGGAAAAGGAGGGGGTTTGAATGACGGCGACTATGATGGGGGCTGGGGACCGAAGTTTGAAGGCCAGCTTATTCCCCAGTACGACAGCCCCGTGGATCCCGTGACGGGCAAGCGGCAGGGAACTCCGTGGGTAGCGCGAGGCAAGGATAACCTGTCGAGATTTTTGCGACCGGGTTTGCTTTCAACCAATAATGTATCTGTGTCGGCGTCGGGAGAGAAATACAACATCCGGTTTTCGACTTCCCACACGCATCAAAAAGGAATTGTTCCGAATACCAAGTTGAATATCACAAATTTTAATATGGTGGCGGATTATAATTTCTCGAAAAAGCTGAAATTCAATTCATCCCTGCAATACAACCGTCAGTATACGCCGAATATCCCTGATATCAACTACGGGCCTAACTCGATCATTTACAATATTGTATTATGGGCCGGAGCTGACTGGGATGTGGATGAAATGCGCAATTACTGGCAGCCGGGTAAGGAAGGTTTGCAACAGATCTATGCCGAGTACCAGCGTTATAATAATCCCTATTTCATGAGCTACGAGTGGCTCAGAGGTCACCAGAAGTCTGATATTATCGGTCAGGCGGCGATGACTTACCAGTTTACCGACTTCCTGGAAGCCACATTACGGTCACAGATCACGACTTGGAGTTTGTTCAGAAATGAAAAAATGCCTTATTCAGCTGGTTCATATGGCCGAGACGAGCGCAGGGGAGATTATCGTGAAGACCGCCGAAATTTGTTTGAAAACAATACGGATATTCTAGTGAAGTTTGATAAGGATATTGTTCCTGGTTTGAATGCGAAGATATGGCTTGGAGGAAATATCCGTAGTTTCGAATATAATTCTTCTTACGGCTCAACGAATTATCTTAACGTACCGGGCCTGTATAATTTCAGCAACTCAGCTAAT
This Dyadobacter sp. UC 10 DNA region includes the following protein-coding sequences:
- a CDS encoding SusC/RagA family TonB-linked outer membrane protein yields the protein MKKYRYQSRLLYIATRIALFQLIIALSSSNISSAFHVGAQDVLNQRITIQVNNQDMKTVLSRLNKLTQVRFTYNSSLIKAQRRVSINAVEKPLGDVLNELFRPINVTYKIEGKQIVLIKNSPEPGSHLIEVTAPSAIDRTVTGKVSDEKGQPLPGVSIVVKGLKTGTATNTEGNFEINVPDSGGILIFSYVGYSPQEITLGSQSAYDVTMQPDVRNLEMVVVTALGIKRDAKKLGYSTATIDTEEITTNRTTNLGNSLQGKVAGLNVTPPASGPGGSTKIRIRGQSSFGGNNSPLIIVNGVPINNSSVSAGGSNGNGTGNPTGGSSDAGDGLQSINQDDIESMTVLKGAAAAALYGFRAKDGAIIITTKSGSKTTGIGVEINSNFQAQEALDYTDFQYEYGQGEFGKRQTSVAEAQSSGVFAFGEKFDGALTPQFDGSMQPYSPHKDRIKKFYRTGTSFTNSIALSGGNEKGNFRLSFANTDANAIMPNSDYHKRIFNLGLNYKFSKRLSAQVNANYSNEYNKNPPQIGIQDMNANTTIYTLATSIDTDWLKNRKDANGNEMPLARFTNRNNPYWVANDRFENVRRDRIFGNTSLRYDFTDWLFIQGRIGQDYFTRPYNYNRPTGTRSIGAVATGFNGYYYQDVATFRERNMDFLIGANRTFGDFGIDITLGGNQMLQINDNVSTAVTNFYVRDLYTIANGQVKNPNYTYGKKKVNSLYGAAEFSYKGFLFVNVTGRNDWFSTLNPQSNSYLYPSVSGSFVFSQAFNNTPEWLNYGKLRAAYAEVGGDTDPYSNNLYYGINANPFNGTALGNLPSTVSPNANLRPLKVKETEVGLEMKTFDSRLNIDVSLYRKYTVDEILNVDISNTSGFSQTKVNVGELRNQGVEFLVTLVPFRTDGFTWETTFNGSYNISKVLELAPGPPRQPRFDVGTGEFFGIVSHELDKPLASLRGFDYKRDAQGRIVTSGGLPQQGALTTFGSAIPKWVGAWINNFNVKGFRVTTQIDFKAGHKILSNSNLNFLREGLSKPSLVGREGGVLLEGVTADGTPNAQRVEAEQFYTAYRSTNIATPFVYNGAFVRWRTLSVSYDLSRFLRDKTFIKGLSISAMCNNVLMIKKYIDNLDPEAQVSASDNLQGIETHTLPTTRSYGVNLNIKL
- a CDS encoding FecR family protein, producing the protein MINYRSHSVEEFAADEMFRRWVTDPTPELSFFWNRWTDENPDKLHVISLARELVLSVNSLYKDDLTDEMLRHEIEEITRIAEERKHNRRLGSYLPAIWKAAAAILLVSGLGISYYHVKQTEKQAFTINLPEAGLSEMVVHTNDDLPEMTVLLSDKSVATLSKGSSIRYPKKFGSKERRVYLKGEAFFDVSKNENQPFLVYTNETVTKVLGTSFRVKAFDEESTVLVAVKTGRVSVFPKKDYEDTEEATAERKSGIVLSPNEQAVFIRKENRLERGSVSRPEILVESIVRKDQIFDDKPVSEVLHDLQKIYGIQIRYDAGILAQCRINAQFGDENLKQRINAVCQAIGATYEMIDGQVIITSEGCI
- a CDS encoding RNA polymerase sigma factor, whose amino-acid sequence is MSVEESKYYPCDVSVRLWQRFKAGDADAMGKLAQIHYRALYNYACKFSSDPDFIRDAIQELYMDLWERRTFLSETAFVKSYLLKALRHRLIKESVRLKRIQQTESLFFDEDGSDPSVEVHMIADEHSRHQQGRLNQIISLLSKRQQEIIYLRFYQNLDHEDISNVMGLGRQSVANLLYRTLKEIKEIWTPAEFFWLFALGYWFFATSF
- a CDS encoding plastocyanin/azurin family copper-binding protein, translated to MKNILLTTLISFGCLNAYSQSKPNKEDDFYRIITIPIPEDIKMEIGGMQVLPDGRLATSTRRGEVWMIGNPYLKGDGKPSFQKFASGLHEPLGLLYRGKDFLISQRGEVTRLADTNNDGVADVYDSFAKWPLSGNYHQYSYGPVAMPNGELLVTLNLDWVGRGASGSKWRGWMLKLGEDGKLTPYATGLRSPSGFGSYKGDIFYTENQGDWVASGRMTHLEKGDFAGNPAGLKWSKEEGSPVKITASEVPNTGEPLYDVAKKVPGIKPPAVWFPHTLVGISTSDFKEDITNGAFGPFAGQMFVGDQGHSIITRVDLEKVNGVWQGTVFPFREGFMSGILRLEWGLDGSMFVGQTSRGWSATGKSEFGIQRLVWTGKMPFEMKTVRSMPDGFEITFTTPIDKAAAAAQDAYKLNSFTYKYHSTYGSPIINTEEVPLKGIVVSEDGMRVRLVVDPASLRKGYIHEIKADGVKGTDGNALLHATAYYTLNEIAAGNPVSSAQFTTTVKAAEIDHSAHTMPAETSASNTAASAKRVTEMPASWTKGPDQTITIGTVPGLKFDISEIQVKAGSRVRIVFNNNDDMLHNLVITKPGTANAVGEAGLNLGLKGSEMNYVPKTNDVLFHSNIVEPEKSESIYFTAPKQAGTYQYVCTFPGHYTMMQGKMKVVK
- a CDS encoding family 16 glycoside hydrolase; translated protein: MHYFFRKVSLFLLACPAVVWGQSGKGNYSPLPLKDLTSFETSSPNWTIQGNITIHPSGTGKVKTQSGEGILIGNPGAVITTKLKASDLRFYAEFILSPGAEGFLVLPGGQKVRISDSSKLKGESALTSGYAGQFPTQNAAKAPGLWQTIELAYDASVDNLPNSARLNTLSLNGVRVLETIYLPGSKPVAEGHPLALEVAKGTIAFRNIGYQLLASRKPLTLAGLNYKVYSDQWDSKEYSKLDHEGSSAALTQEVTNGMRQFHLVYEGEMEVSEAGDYIFTTIYSGPLLTLDIDGKSVLATGESTSQETHQGLANLTQGKHKFKIHYSRFPWRQPALGLRVEKAGIRPYDLHTLSSLPEPEPKPYISVNPNMRPEMVRSFILLDGEKSKRTHCISVGSPDGWNYTVDLNRGALLQAWKGKFADVTEMWYERGEPQLLFPAGLKVHVSGRSSLAALENSNTAWPDSANINFLGYNINPQGYPVFRYALGTATVTDELVSNGNTLSRTFQVQGNSEKPLYALLASGKKVVEIEKGLYQIDDQFYVQTDKKVKPLIRPAGGVQELVLPISGTTGYSMFW